From the genome of Hymenobacter sp. PAMC 26628, one region includes:
- a CDS encoding CsbD family protein, protein MDEIKNWFNGKTNSADTQADVKSTEYQARGDWNQIKGQAKQKWGNLTDDDLTYQEGKQDEWFGQLQAKTGHAIDDIKDWFHKTF, encoded by the coding sequence ATCGACGAAATCAAAAACTGGTTCAACGGTAAAACCAACAGCGCCGATACCCAGGCCGACGTAAAAAGCACCGAGTACCAAGCCCGCGGCGACTGGAACCAAATCAAGGGCCAGGCCAAGCAGAAGTGGGGCAACCTCACCGACGACGACCTAACCTACCAGGAGGGTAAGCAAGACGAGTGGTTCGGCCAGCTGCAAGCGAAAACGGGCCACGCCATTGACGACATCAAGGACTGGTTCCACAAGACGTTCTAG
- a CDS encoding RagB/SusD family nutrient uptake outer membrane protein: protein MKIQPTALLLGALLVTSAGCKTFLDQPVLGQYEAGQFFTSDTNALLAVNAAYVPLSFRDASSNALWVLGDVASDDAVKGSNPGDQADFENIDIFNITPINAAVEAQWRRYYDGVFKCNVVLDGLPDGNTSISAAVRQQAVGQAQFLRAYYYFQLTAIYGNIPLRLKVETPAELQSPALPQAQIYAQVEADCQAAIAALPATWTGADVGRATKGAAQALLAKTYLYEQKWALAATTAQAVEASGTYALLPVFADNFRAATKNNKEAIFSVQHTAGLSPNQGNNLNQWFAPRPQNGYGFFYPTQSLVDNFEKTSGGVVDPRLDYSVGRSGQSFFGVPFDPTWSTTGYVSKKHLQPLSEIPTTTKGDGNLNFQAIRYADVLLMDAEASNEAGNSANALKALNQVRKRARESYVYDTSLPNAGTVPTGLLPDVTLTDQAQLRDAIRRERRAELALEFQRFFDITRYGQTYAQQALADRPNFNYARNRFYPIPQSERDTNKGL, encoded by the coding sequence ATGAAAATCCAACCCACCGCCCTCCTGCTGGGGGCCCTGTTAGTTACCTCGGCCGGCTGCAAAACCTTCCTCGACCAGCCCGTGCTGGGCCAGTACGAGGCCGGCCAGTTCTTCACCTCCGACACCAACGCCCTCCTGGCCGTGAACGCCGCCTACGTGCCCCTCTCGTTCCGCGACGCGTCGTCGAACGCGCTGTGGGTGCTCGGCGACGTGGCCTCCGACGACGCCGTGAAGGGCAGCAACCCCGGCGACCAGGCCGACTTCGAGAACATCGACATCTTCAACATCACGCCCATCAACGCGGCCGTGGAGGCCCAGTGGCGGCGCTACTACGACGGTGTGTTCAAGTGCAACGTGGTGCTCGACGGCCTGCCCGACGGCAACACCAGCATCAGCGCCGCGGTGCGGCAGCAGGCGGTGGGGCAGGCGCAGTTTCTGCGGGCCTACTACTACTTCCAGCTCACGGCGATTTACGGAAATATTCCGCTGCGCCTGAAGGTGGAAACGCCCGCGGAGCTCCAGAGCCCAGCCCTGCCCCAGGCCCAGATTTACGCCCAGGTGGAGGCCGATTGCCAGGCCGCCATCGCGGCGCTGCCCGCCACCTGGACCGGCGCCGACGTGGGCCGCGCCACCAAGGGCGCCGCCCAGGCGCTGCTGGCCAAAACCTACCTCTACGAGCAGAAGTGGGCCCTGGCCGCCACCACGGCCCAGGCCGTGGAGGCCTCGGGGACTTACGCCCTGCTGCCAGTGTTCGCCGACAACTTCCGGGCGGCGACGAAGAACAACAAGGAGGCCATTTTCTCGGTGCAGCACACGGCCGGCCTCAGCCCCAACCAGGGCAACAACCTGAACCAGTGGTTTGCCCCGCGCCCGCAGAACGGCTACGGCTTTTTCTACCCCACGCAGAGCCTGGTGGATAATTTTGAGAAAACCTCGGGCGGCGTCGTCGACCCGCGGCTGGACTACTCCGTGGGCCGCAGCGGGCAGTCGTTTTTCGGCGTGCCGTTTGACCCTACTTGGAGCACCACGGGCTACGTGTCGAAGAAGCACTTGCAGCCGCTGTCGGAAATTCCGACCACCACCAAGGGCGACGGCAACCTGAATTTCCAGGCCATCCGCTACGCCGACGTGCTGCTGATGGACGCCGAGGCTTCCAACGAAGCTGGCAACAGCGCCAACGCCCTAAAAGCCCTCAACCAAGTGCGCAAGCGCGCCCGTGAGAGTTATGTCTACGACACCAGCTTGCCCAACGCGGGCACCGTGCCCACCGGCCTGCTGCCCGACGTGACCCTGACCGACCAGGCCCAGCTGCGCGACGCCATCCGCCGCGAGCGGCGCGCCGAGTTGGCCCTGGAATTCCAGCGCTTTTTCGACATCACCCGCTACGGCCAGACCTACGCCCAGCAGGCCCTGGCCGACCGGCCGAACTTCAACTACGCCCGCAACCGGTTTTATCCCATCCCGCAGAGCGAGCGGGACACCAACAAAGGCTTGTAG
- a CDS encoding RNA polymerase sigma factor, which yields MHTITEEAAAQLWDAFRGGEARALAALFEAYYDALYGYGLKLTGDEELVKDCIQNLFQQLWRRRAGLRAVQVVKAYLFKAFRHHLADETQRLRQQHALPAGPDSFEVIYSHEEFLIAEQSDAEQRARLLGALNRLSKRQREALYLKFFDGFSYERIAEVMALNPQSVRNLVFNALKAIRRIMLTVLALLCLLGEG from the coding sequence GTGCACACCATCACCGAAGAGGCCGCCGCGCAGCTCTGGGACGCCTTCCGCGGCGGCGAGGCCCGGGCGCTGGCGGCCCTCTTCGAGGCCTACTACGACGCACTGTACGGCTACGGCCTGAAGCTGACCGGCGACGAGGAGCTGGTGAAGGACTGCATCCAAAACCTATTCCAGCAGCTTTGGCGGCGGCGCGCGGGCCTGCGCGCTGTGCAGGTCGTGAAGGCGTACCTGTTCAAGGCCTTCCGCCACCACTTGGCCGACGAAACCCAGCGGCTGCGGCAGCAGCACGCGCTGCCCGCCGGCCCCGACTCGTTCGAGGTGATCTACTCGCACGAGGAGTTCCTCATCGCCGAGCAAAGCGACGCCGAGCAGCGCGCCCGCCTGCTGGGGGCCCTCAACCGGCTCTCCAAGCGCCAGCGCGAGGCGCTGTACCTGAAGTTTTTCGACGGCTTTTCCTACGAGCGCATCGCCGAGGTGATGGCGCTTAACCCGCAATCGGTGCGCAACCTGGTTTTCAACGCCTTAAAAGCCATCCGGCGGATTATGCTGACGGTGCTGGCGCTGCTGTGCCTGCTGGGCGAGGGCTGA
- a CDS encoding FecR family protein, translating into MPYAAYSTDDFLADESFQAFVAASDPAAVAFWQAWVEQHPAQAPAFHEAAAVLRLLAAGRPAPAPAALKQAELAKLWYAMVPAGAPASRQLALRSRRDAYRRGAAAALVAVLLVVAGLGWWQRPAAAPAWARYATAAGQHRQVVLPDGSRVVLNGSSELRLAAAWPPDQGREVWLRGEAYFDVQHTAPAQLKAVADAPAQVKFTVHAGALDVAVLGTQFDVLSRAGTTKVVLNSGQIELRRTAGPPEPLLMQPGDLVELDANAPRGPLARRAVQAAFYSAWTSGHLDFNDTPVAEIIAVLEDTYGLQITLGNPALRRQKLTGSLPNRDVDVLLNALGKSLDVKVHRAGNRVRLD; encoded by the coding sequence ATGCCCTACGCTGCTTACTCGACCGACGATTTCCTGGCCGACGAATCCTTTCAGGCATTCGTGGCGGCGAGCGACCCCGCGGCCGTCGCGTTCTGGCAGGCCTGGGTGGAGCAGCACCCTGCCCAGGCGCCGGCGTTCCACGAAGCCGCGGCGGTGCTCCGGCTGCTGGCCGCTGGCCGCCCTGCGCCCGCCCCGGCCGCTTTAAAGCAAGCGGAGCTGGCCAAGCTGTGGTACGCTATGGTGCCGGCTGGAGCCCCAGCGTCGCGGCAGCTTGCGCTGCGCAGCCGCCGCGACGCTTACCGGCGTGGGGCCGCAGCGGCCTTGGTGGCGGTGCTGTTGGTAGTGGCCGGCCTGGGCTGGTGGCAGCGCCCCGCGGCGGCGCCCGCCTGGGCGCGCTACGCCACGGCCGCCGGCCAGCACCGGCAAGTGGTGCTACCCGATGGCTCCCGCGTGGTGCTGAACGGCAGCTCGGAGCTGCGCCTGGCCGCCGCCTGGCCGCCGGACCAGGGCCGCGAAGTGTGGCTCAGGGGCGAAGCCTATTTTGATGTTCAACACACGGCCCCGGCTCAGTTGAAGGCGGTGGCCGATGCGCCGGCCCAAGTCAAGTTTACGGTGCACGCGGGGGCCCTCGACGTGGCGGTGCTGGGTACGCAGTTCGACGTGCTGAGCCGCGCCGGCACCACCAAAGTGGTGCTCAACAGCGGCCAGATTGAGCTGCGCCGCACCGCCGGCCCGCCCGAACCGCTGCTGATGCAGCCGGGCGACCTGGTAGAGCTCGACGCCAACGCGCCCCGGGGGCCCCTGGCCAGGCGCGCTGTGCAAGCTGCCTTCTACTCGGCCTGGACCAGCGGGCACCTCGACTTTAACGACACGCCGGTGGCAGAAATCATCGCCGTGCTTGAAGACACCTACGGGCTGCAAATCACGCTGGGCAACCCCGCCCTACGGCGGCAAAAGCTGACTGGCTCGTTACCCAACCGCGACGTGGACGTGCTCCTGAATGCCCTGGGCAAGTCATTGGATGTCAAAGTACACCGTGCGGGCAACCGCGTGCGGCTTGATTAA
- a CDS encoding SusC/RagA family TonB-linked outer membrane protein, with the protein MVHYTQSLKLLPLLLAGGLAGRAQSPVVAMLRPVQSSPAPEAAPSRAEARGTSLESLLQALQKEHHAFFLYRSELVRNKFVDLYARTFASWEEKLTYAITASGLRVEKTDRNVYVISGPKLPGPQSQTIATGSGPSAPAEEPVAASPAAVPVTGRVTGPDGSGLPGVTVLVKGTTNGVSTDVNGNFTLSLPDANATLVVSAVGFVTQELPLQGRTQLNVVLVTDVKALEEVVVLGYTTERKADLTGAVAQVNQRDINALPVTGVAQILQGKAAGVSITAATGAPGEAIAVRIRGVGTINDNNPLYIIDGVPTKDGINQISPNDIESINVLKDASSAAIYGARASNGVVVVTTKRGKSGKPRLSVSAYTGVQTATNLIKMANTDQYVAAYNVAAANDGRAPIPAAVAATLPNVNWLKEVLKPAMQHNVQLDVSGGGENSQYIVSGSYLKQDGLVNNSSYDRYNLRTAVSSSLSKYVKIGTNANLSYAKTRQVGSSGDGFGDGNPGASIVRFALFRTPGTPVYNDQGQFVDLPTAGGQPASSFLGDGINPVALADATDRNFNAYSVLGNAYVEVTPVAHLRIRSDYGITFRITDYKQFFKTFGIDRSFNSPAQLAQSNSTDFNFNWTNTAIYDLSVGKSTFAILVGSEAIKNNSSGISASRRGYVDQSPTFQYLDSGTGIQQNGGGEAHSTLLSGFGRLTYDYDGRYLATVNFRRDGSSQLSPGLRAQNFVSGSVGWNLAQEEFLRNIEAISLLKARVSVGQLGNSAIGNYPYASLVGNTGYYPFGGVSTQALSIVTKGNPDIRWETSTQTNFGLDLGLLKGALQLSADYFIKNTSNVLLFLPQPSSAGNGGNPAVNAGKIQNKGFELELSYRNTVGKDWRYGVSGNLATLRNEVISLGSASPIVGGRIDNNYYATLTTVGQPIGSFYLLQTEGIFQTAQEVFTHAYQGPGIQPGDVKFRDISGPDGVPDGVIDGYDRTFVGSPIPKLTYGLTGNVSFKNVDLSVFFQGVQGNKLYNQVNTDIEGFYRAFNLTERAATNYWTGPGSTNQFPRLSWTGASNNKQPSDRFLEDGSYLRLKNVQLGYTFGEKLLSPVKISSVRIYASVQNLLTFTKYTGLDPEQGTNSNSAGDGVRATGIDFGTYPSARTFTVGINAGF; encoded by the coding sequence ATGGTCCACTATACTCAATCGTTGAAGCTGCTGCCCCTGCTCCTGGCCGGGGGCCTGGCCGGGCGGGCGCAAAGCCCGGTGGTGGCCATGTTGCGGCCCGTGCAAAGCTCGCCGGCTCCGGAAGCAGCCCCCAGCCGGGCCGAGGCCCGCGGCACTTCGCTGGAAAGCCTGTTGCAGGCGCTCCAGAAAGAACACCACGCGTTCTTCTTGTACCGCAGCGAGTTGGTGCGCAACAAGTTCGTCGACCTCTACGCGCGCACCTTCGCTTCGTGGGAGGAAAAGCTGACCTACGCCATCACGGCGAGCGGCCTGCGGGTCGAGAAAACCGACCGCAACGTGTACGTCATCTCCGGCCCCAAACTTCCGGGGCCCCAGTCGCAAACGATTGCAACCGGTAGCGGCCCCAGCGCTCCGGCCGAAGAGCCGGTGGCCGCCAGCCCCGCCGCGGTGCCGGTAACCGGCCGCGTGACGGGCCCCGACGGCAGCGGCCTGCCCGGCGTGACGGTACTCGTGAAGGGCACCACCAACGGCGTATCGACCGACGTGAACGGCAACTTCACCCTCAGCCTACCCGACGCCAATGCCACGCTGGTCGTCTCGGCCGTGGGCTTCGTCACGCAGGAGCTGCCGCTGCAAGGCCGCACGCAGCTGAACGTGGTGCTGGTGACCGACGTGAAGGCCCTGGAGGAAGTGGTGGTGCTGGGCTACACCACCGAGCGCAAGGCCGACCTGACCGGCGCCGTGGCCCAGGTGAACCAACGCGACATCAACGCGCTGCCGGTAACCGGGGTCGCACAGATTTTGCAGGGCAAGGCGGCGGGCGTGTCCATCACGGCGGCCACCGGGGCCCCGGGCGAGGCCATCGCCGTGCGCATCCGCGGGGTGGGCACCATCAACGACAACAACCCGCTCTACATCATCGACGGCGTGCCGACCAAAGACGGCATCAACCAGATTTCGCCCAACGACATCGAGAGCATCAACGTGCTGAAGGACGCCTCGTCGGCCGCCATCTACGGGGCCCGGGCCTCGAACGGGGTAGTAGTGGTGACCACCAAGCGCGGCAAGTCGGGCAAGCCGCGCCTGAGCGTCAGCGCCTACACCGGCGTGCAAACGGCCACCAACCTCATCAAAATGGCCAACACCGACCAGTACGTGGCGGCCTACAACGTGGCCGCCGCCAACGACGGCCGGGCCCCTATTCCGGCCGCGGTGGCCGCCACACTGCCCAACGTGAACTGGCTGAAGGAGGTGCTGAAACCCGCCATGCAGCACAACGTGCAGCTGGATGTGAGCGGCGGCGGTGAGAACTCGCAGTACATCGTATCGGGCAGCTATTTGAAGCAGGACGGCCTGGTAAACAACTCGTCCTACGACCGGTACAACCTGCGCACGGCGGTGAGCAGCTCGCTCTCGAAGTACGTGAAGATTGGCACCAACGCGAACCTGTCGTACGCCAAAACCCGGCAGGTGGGCTCCTCCGGCGACGGCTTCGGCGACGGCAACCCGGGGGCCAGCATCGTGCGCTTTGCCCTGTTCCGCACGCCGGGCACGCCGGTTTATAACGACCAGGGCCAGTTCGTGGACCTGCCCACGGCGGGCGGCCAGCCGGCCTCGTCGTTTCTGGGCGACGGCATCAACCCGGTGGCCCTGGCCGACGCCACGGACCGCAACTTCAACGCCTACTCGGTGCTGGGCAACGCCTACGTGGAGGTGACGCCGGTGGCGCACCTGCGCATCCGCTCGGACTACGGCATCACGTTCCGCATCACCGATTACAAGCAGTTTTTCAAGACGTTCGGCATTGACCGCTCGTTCAACTCACCGGCGCAATTGGCGCAGTCCAACAGCACCGATTTCAACTTCAACTGGACCAACACCGCCATCTACGACCTATCGGTGGGCAAGAGCACCTTCGCTATTTTGGTTGGTAGTGAGGCCATTAAGAACAACTCCAGCGGCATCTCGGCCTCGCGCCGCGGCTACGTGGACCAGTCGCCCACGTTCCAGTACCTCGACAGCGGCACGGGCATCCAGCAGAACGGCGGCGGCGAGGCGCACTCCACGCTCCTGTCGGGCTTCGGCCGGCTGACGTATGATTACGACGGGCGGTACCTGGCCACGGTGAACTTCCGGCGCGACGGTTCTTCGCAGCTTTCGCCCGGCCTCAGGGCCCAAAACTTCGTGTCGGGCTCGGTGGGCTGGAACTTGGCGCAGGAGGAATTTCTGCGCAACATCGAGGCCATTTCGCTGCTGAAGGCGCGCGTGAGCGTGGGGCAGCTCGGCAACTCGGCCATCGGCAACTATCCCTACGCCTCGCTGGTGGGCAACACCGGCTACTACCCGTTCGGGGGCGTGTCGACGCAGGCGCTGAGCATCGTGACCAAGGGCAACCCGGACATCCGCTGGGAAACCAGCACCCAAACCAACTTCGGCCTCGACCTGGGTTTGCTGAAGGGGGCCCTGCAACTATCGGCCGACTACTTTATCAAGAACACGTCGAACGTGCTGCTCTTTTTGCCGCAGCCCAGCAGCGCCGGCAACGGCGGCAACCCGGCCGTGAACGCCGGCAAAATCCAGAACAAGGGCTTCGAGCTGGAGCTGAGCTACCGCAACACCGTGGGCAAAGACTGGCGCTACGGCGTGAGCGGCAACCTGGCCACGCTGCGCAACGAAGTGATTTCGCTGGGTAGCGCCTCGCCCATCGTGGGCGGCCGCATCGACAACAACTACTACGCCACGCTGACCACCGTGGGCCAGCCCATCGGCTCGTTCTACTTGCTGCAAACCGAGGGTATTTTCCAGACCGCGCAGGAGGTGTTCACGCACGCTTACCAGGGCCCCGGCATCCAGCCAGGCGACGTGAAGTTCCGCGACATCAGCGGGCCCGACGGGGTGCCCGATGGCGTGATTGACGGCTACGACCGCACCTTCGTGGGCAGCCCCATTCCGAAGCTGACCTACGGCCTGACGGGCAACGTGAGCTTCAAAAACGTGGACCTGAGCGTATTCTTCCAAGGCGTGCAGGGCAACAAGCTCTACAACCAGGTGAACACCGACATCGAGGGCTTTTACCGCGCCTTCAACCTAACCGAGCGGGCGGCCACCAATTACTGGACCGGCCCGGGCAGCACCAACCAATTTCCGCGCCTCTCCTGGACCGGGGCCTCCAACAACAAGCAGCCCTCCGACCGCTTCCTGGAGGATGGTTCGTACCTGCGCCTCAAGAACGTGCAGCTGGGCTACACGTTTGGCGAAAAGCTGCTTTCGCCCGTGAAAATCAGCTCGGTGCGCATCTACGCTAGCGTACAGAACCTGCTGACCTTCACCAAGTACACCGGCCTCGACCCCGAGCAGGGCACCAATAGCAACTCGGCCGGCGACGGCGTGCGGGCCACGGGCATCGACTTTGGCACCTACCCCTCGGCGCGCACCTTCACGGTGGGCATCAACGCTGGCTTCTGA